Genomic DNA from Thermodesulfobacteriota bacterium:
CGCCGCCATGGGCTTTGCCTGGCTGCAGGCCAATGTCGTGGGCCCCCTGGCCTTCGAGATCCAGAGCACCGGCCTGGGCCGGTACCTGCTGGACGACCGGCAGCCGGCAGGACCGGGTGTCGACCTTGAGCTGCGGCCGTCCCTGGAGGCTGCAGCACGGTTGGCGGACGACCAGGATTCGAGACGCGCCACCTCCTTCGTGGAGGCTGCCTTCCGGCGGCCGGCCCTGGTGGCGATGGACCAGGAGCGCCGCGGCCAGCTCCTCATCCTCCTGCCCCCGGTCCGGCCGCTTTCGGACCGGGGCACCTCCGGCGCGGTTGCGTGGCCGGCGGGCCAGGAGCAGTTTGCCGCCGCCGCCCCTGCGGCGGTGACCGACACCGGCCCCCGGACCCGGCTCCACCCGCCGGCGCAGCTTCTGCCCGGCGGCGGCGAGCAAGTGATCATCGACACACCAGGCCCCGGCACCCAGCCCGGCGGTGGCGACAACGTGCCGCTTCCCGGCGGCCTGGCGCTCCTGGCCGGCTCCGGCGCCCTGGTGCTGGCGGCGCGCCGGCGGCGACCCGCAAAGGCCATGGAATGAGCTGCCATGGGCAGACCGCACCCCAATTGGGTGAAACGGACGAGCCAAGGCGGCGTGCCCGCCGGAAGTCCGCCCTGGTGACCTCCCATAAGTCCCATAAGTCCTATAGGTCCCATGGGTCCATGGGAGTTATAGGAGCCATGGGAGCCATGGGATGGGCTGCCATGCGCGGGCGTACCCAAACGGGCGCTCCTGGCCAAGGCGGCATTCACCGCCGGCAGTCCGCCATGGCGGCTCGTAACCGGAGCCATACCGATCATTAACCGTGTCCTCATATCCGGCCGGTACGGTGTCTTTGCGAAAGAGCTACGCGTTGCGGCTCACCATCTGGCAAAGAGGCCCAGCTCCCTGGCTGGCCATGCCCGTCCTGGGGCTGCTGCTGTCCTGCTGGGTTGGCCCGGGGCAGGCATTGTCCCAGGTGTCTTCCCAGCATCCCCGGGTGATTCTGACCCCGGAGCGGCTCACGGCCCTGCGCCAGAGCGTCGATCCGCGGATACGGGAGGGTGTGGTGGCTCTGGAAGCGTTTGTCCGGCGCCGCTTGGCGGAGGCCTCCACTGCTGAGCAGCTGGGCACCGACCCGCTGCCGGCCGTGCAGACGGTATCCCTGTTGGCGGCCTTGCGCCGGCAGCCCGAGGTCGTCGGCTACGGTCGCCAGCTCCTGACGGGGCTGGCACGGATCCCAGCCGGCCAGGGCGGCGACACGGCCATCCGCAATCGCCTGCTCGCCATGGCCATGGCTTACGACTGGATCTTTGCCGACCTGACAGACGCGGAGCGCAGCACGGTGGGGGAGGCCATCCACCAGCATCTCCTGGTGGAGCCGGAGGCCACGCATTGGCGGCAGCCAAACTTCGTGTACGGGCACTCCCGGTATGGCAACGTCGCCGCCATGGTGGCCTGCGTGGCCCGCTGGGGGGAAGACGACCGTCTGGCCCCGATCTGCGACACGGTACGCCGTAACCTGGAGGAGGGCTACAACCCGGTGCTCAGTCACATCGGCCGCGATGGCGGCAATCATCAGGGCTGGAAGTACGGCCCGGCCTACTCCCGCCCAGAGGCACACCTGGCCTGGCAGGCTGCCACCGGCCAACTGTGGAGCCAGGATTTTCTCCATGACAGCGTCTACTTCTTCATCTACGGCCGCGACGACACCGGCCGGCTGCCGGCGCTGGGGGACGTCTGGGGCGCTTACCTGCCCGATAGGCACGTGGCGGATCTGACAGCCATCTCGGCGGCCCTGACCGGCAACGGTCATGCCGAGGCCTTCTACCAGCGCTCTGTGGCCGAGTGGTGGGCGCCCTTTCAGGTAATGCGGCTGATCCTCGGTCCAGGCCGGGCAGCCGAGCCCCTGGAAGGCCTGCCCCTGGCCCGGCACTTCCGGGGCAGCGGCCTGGTGGTGGCCAAGGACTCCTGGCGGCCCGACCATCACACCCAGGTGGTTTTCACGTCTGCCCCCTTCTTTGCGGATGGCCATCAGCACCTGGACCAGAACAGCCTCGTGGTCCAGCATCAGGGCCCCTTGCTTCTGGACTCCGGCTGCTATGACAGCTACGGGACCACCCACTGGCAGCGATACTACCGCCAGAGCGTCGCCCACAACACCCTGCTCCTGGATCCGAAGGCGGCGCCAGCCTCGCCCCAGGATCCCGGGAATGGCGGCCAGCGGCTGCCCAGCCCCCTGCCATCCACCCTGTCGGATCTGACCGCAGGCGCCTACCGCCTGGATGGCATCCAATCCTTTTCCCTGCACGACAGCATTGTCTGGGCACGGGGTGAGGCGGCCCGGGCCTACGGTGAGGATCGGGTCCGCTCCTTTGTCCGGGATCTCCTGTTCGTGCCCAGCAGTGACGAAGGGATGAGCCACCCCCTGATCCTGGTGAGTGATGCCGTGCAGCTGGCCTCCCGCCAGCGGCCGGCACTGCTTTGGCACCTGGCCCAGCCGCCGGAGATTGGCCCTGGGCCCACAGCGCGCATCGGCAACGGCAAGGCCCTCGGCCGGCTGGAGGTGCTCGCACCCGTGCCAGTGACCATGACCGCGGCCGGCGGCACCGGCGCCCGTTGGCTGGCTCTGGGCGAGGATCAGCCGCCGGCCACCCCGTGTGAGGCAGACGCCTCCCCCGGCTGGGGCCGCCTGGAAGTCCGCCCC
This window encodes:
- a CDS encoding heparinase II/III family protein: MSSQHPRVILTPERLTALRQSVDPRIREGVVALEAFVRRRLAEASTAEQLGTDPLPAVQTVSLLAALRRQPEVVGYGRQLLTGLARIPAGQGGDTAIRNRLLAMAMAYDWIFADLTDAERSTVGEAIHQHLLVEPEATHWRQPNFVYGHSRYGNVAAMVACVARWGEDDRLAPICDTVRRNLEEGYNPVLSHIGRDGGNHQGWKYGPAYSRPEAHLAWQAATGQLWSQDFLHDSVYFFIYGRDDTGRLPALGDVWGAYLPDRHVADLTAISAALTGNGHAEAFYQRSVAEWWAPFQVMRLILGPGRAAEPLEGLPLARHFRGSGLVVAKDSWRPDHHTQVVFTSAPFFADGHQHLDQNSLVVQHQGPLLLDSGCYDSYGTTHWQRYYRQSVAHNTLLLDPKAAPASPQDPGNGGQRLPSPLPSTLSDLTAGAYRLDGIQSFSLHDSIVWARGEAARAYGEDRVRSFVRDLLFVPSSDEGMSHPLILVSDAVQLASRQRPALLWHLAQPPEIGPGPTARIGNGKALGRLEVLAPVPVTMTAAGGTGARWLALGEDQPPATPCEADASPGWGRLEVRPLEPLQELAVATVILVADSELGLRESPAARPFFGDGWLAVRLADTLAIVSRTPAHASFELAGPDGGTVSLIIVAGLAPDSTASVVAGSSRWLMTADANGLAVLRPHPPSPPRGLSAIEGGGPSPGTRR